A region of Caldibacillus debilis DSM 16016 DNA encodes the following proteins:
- the crcB gene encoding fluoride efflux transporter CrcB, whose protein sequence is MMVLVGIGGSLGAMARFWLSGLLPSGAGSNSRPFPVGTWVVNLGGSFLLGFLAKLYTDNLVPEWFWHFAGAGFCGAFTTFSTFGYETISLLKAKRVKTAAVYVLSSLAGGIAAAWAGFLCRTIF, encoded by the coding sequence ATGATGGTTTTGGTCGGAATCGGGGGCTCCCTCGGGGCGATGGCAAGGTTTTGGCTCAGCGGCCTGCTGCCGTCCGGTGCCGGAAGCAACAGCCGTCCCTTTCCCGTGGGCACATGGGTTGTAAATCTCGGCGGTTCCTTTTTGTTAGGGTTCCTGGCAAAACTGTATACGGACAACCTCGTTCCGGAATGGTTCTGGCATTTTGCCGGTGCAGGTTTTTGCGGCGCCTTTACCACCTTTTCCACCTTCGGCTACGAAACGATCAGCCTGTTGAAAGCAAAGCGGGTGAAAACCGCCGCCGTTTACGTGCTTTCTTCCCTGGCCGGGGGGATCGCCGCCGCATGGGCGGGCTTTCTGTGCCGGACGATATTTTAA
- a CDS encoding CDP-alcohol phosphatidyltransferase family protein produces the protein MRANTKELFSVPNFLSTVRLILIPFFIYEYVTADRAEDYYFAAIIVVLSGLTDLLDGFIARNFNQTTDLGKVLDPIADKLTQAAIAACLLLRYKYMWVLFILFAVKELFMGINSLILLKRGKKLNGAMWFGKLSTAVFYVAMFFLVAFPGIDPVLAGGLMIITGIFLSLSFFMYIPVFMKMYHNA, from the coding sequence GTGCGCGCAAACACCAAAGAGCTGTTTTCCGTCCCCAATTTCCTTTCAACCGTGAGGCTCATCCTCATCCCCTTTTTCATTTACGAATACGTCACCGCGGACCGGGCGGAGGATTATTATTTTGCCGCCATCATCGTCGTTCTCTCCGGTTTGACCGACCTGTTGGACGGGTTTATCGCCAGGAATTTTAACCAAACGACCGACCTGGGGAAGGTCCTGGATCCGATCGCCGACAAGCTGACCCAGGCCGCGATCGCCGCCTGCCTGCTATTGCGCTACAAATACATGTGGGTTTTGTTCATCCTTTTCGCGGTGAAGGAACTGTTCATGGGCATCAACAGCCTGATCCTCTTGAAAAGAGGGAAGAAATTAAACGGCGCCATGTGGTTCGGAAAACTGTCCACCGCCGTCTTTTACGTGGCGATGTTTTTTTTGGTCGCCTTTCCCGGCATCGATCCCGTGCTGGCGGGCGGGCTCATGATCATCACCGGAATTTTTCTTTCCCTGTCTTTTTTCATGTACATACCCGTTTTTATGAAAATGTATCATAACGCCTGA
- a CDS encoding ABC transporter substrate-binding protein — protein sequence MGKWRMLFLLSLATIVFASCSGKGGDAGKEDGKTKPAEKITVALDWTPNTNHTGLYVAKEKGYFKDEGLDVEILMPGEVPAEQLVASGRADFGVSYQEAVTQARIQDVPIVSIAAVIQHNTSGFASLAEKKITSPKDFEGKTYGGWGSPVERAVLASLMKQEGADVDKVKFVNIGDTDFFTAVKKDIDFVWIYYGWTGVEAKLRNVPIHIVYLTDYSEKLDYYTPVLVASEAMIGKNPETVRKFLAAVSKGYRFAIDHPDEAADILIGAVPELDAELVRESQKWLSKKYQDDAERWGEQKLEVWKNYAEWMYENGLLEKPLDAEKAFTNEFLPEE from the coding sequence ATGGGAAAATGGAGGATGCTGTTTCTATTAAGCCTGGCGACGATTGTATTCGCCTCCTGCTCCGGCAAGGGAGGGGATGCGGGAAAAGAGGACGGGAAAACGAAACCCGCGGAAAAGATTACCGTCGCTTTGGACTGGACGCCGAACACCAACCATACCGGGCTGTACGTGGCAAAGGAAAAGGGATACTTCAAGGATGAGGGGCTGGATGTGGAAATCCTCATGCCCGGGGAAGTCCCCGCCGAGCAGTTGGTCGCCTCCGGCCGGGCGGATTTCGGGGTGAGCTACCAGGAAGCCGTCACCCAGGCCCGGATCCAGGATGTCCCGATCGTTTCCATCGCCGCCGTCATCCAGCACAACACCTCCGGATTTGCTTCCTTAGCGGAAAAAAAGATCACCTCGCCGAAGGACTTTGAAGGGAAAACATACGGCGGATGGGGATCGCCCGTGGAAAGGGCCGTTTTGGCTTCGCTCATGAAGCAGGAGGGGGCCGATGTGGACAAGGTGAAGTTCGTCAACATCGGCGATACCGACTTTTTTACCGCCGTAAAAAAGGATATCGACTTCGTTTGGATCTATTACGGTTGGACGGGCGTGGAAGCGAAGCTGCGGAACGTGCCGATTCACATCGTCTATTTGACCGATTACAGCGAAAAATTGGATTATTATACGCCTGTCCTTGTCGCGAGTGAGGCGATGATCGGGAAAAACCCGGAAACGGTCCGGAAATTTTTGGCCGCCGTTTCAAAAGGATACCGTTTCGCGATCGATCACCCCGATGAAGCCGCGGACATTTTGATCGGGGCGGTCCCCGAACTGGATGCTGAGCTCGTCCGGGAAAGCCAAAAATGGTTGTCCAAAAAATACCAGGACGACGCCGAACGATGGGGGGAACAGAAACTGGAAGTCTGGAAAAACTATGCGGAATGGATGTATGAAAACGGGCTTTTGGAAAAGCCCCTCGACGCCGAAAAGGCCTTTACCAACGAGTTTTTGCCGGAGGAATGA
- a CDS encoding SDR family oxidoreductase, giving the protein MVSVKIALITGTSSGFGLLTALELAKKGYRVIATMRDPEKRHRLLELAEKSAAGRIEVWRMDVTKEEEIDGARKKLEDAYGKLDVLINNAGYATGGFFSEIEVSEWEKQFRTNFFGPVRVTRAFLPLIRKNGGGKIINISSVSGFFGFPGLGPYTASKHALEGFSESLRLELAPENIWVSLVEPAAYATDIWEKGLKNFSPENRPKFQQRLIKMAMKAGKTGSDPTEVARLIGKICDEEKPGLRYPVGKGARSLYRWKALLPWRLVERAVLKKLGG; this is encoded by the coding sequence ATGGTATCCGTGAAGATCGCGCTCATCACCGGAACGAGCAGCGGCTTCGGCCTGCTTACGGCGCTCGAATTGGCGAAAAAGGGATACCGGGTCATCGCCACCATGCGGGATCCGGAAAAGCGGCATCGCCTGCTGGAATTGGCCGAGAAATCCGCGGCCGGCCGGATCGAGGTCTGGCGGATGGATGTGACAAAGGAAGAAGAAATCGACGGGGCCAGAAAAAAACTGGAAGATGCTTACGGGAAGCTGGACGTTTTGATCAATAACGCCGGCTATGCCACGGGGGGTTTTTTCTCCGAGATTGAAGTTTCCGAATGGGAGAAGCAGTTCCGGACCAACTTTTTCGGTCCGGTCCGGGTGACCAGGGCCTTTCTGCCGCTCATCCGGAAAAACGGGGGAGGAAAGATCATCAATATTTCAAGCGTCAGCGGCTTTTTCGGATTCCCCGGTCTGGGCCCCTATACGGCGTCGAAACATGCGCTGGAAGGCTTCAGCGAAAGCCTCCGGCTGGAGCTGGCGCCGGAAAACATCTGGGTATCCCTGGTCGAACCCGCCGCCTATGCCACGGACATTTGGGAGAAAGGGCTGAAAAATTTTTCCCCCGAAAACCGGCCGAAGTTCCAGCAAAGGCTGATCAAAATGGCGATGAAGGCGGGAAAAACCGGATCCGACCCGACGGAAGTCGCCCGGCTGATCGGAAAAATTTGCGATGAAGAAAAACCCGGCTTGCGCTATCCGGTGGGGAAGGGGGCGCGCTCCCTGTACCGGTGGAAAGCGCTGCTTCCCTGGCGGCTCGTGGAAAGGGCGGTCCTGAAAAAATTGGGCGGTTAG
- a CDS encoding GyrI-like domain-containing protein — protein MECKIADLGEIRIIGKGIRTRPGNKQNHRDISAFREESRRNGFIEAPEKERGGMGLFGVCEDFDPEEESFTYFIGIEKKGTNVPNGWEETVLPPSRHAVFPMRGPMPDSVRDAWDRIYSERLPSSEYEHAGGPEFALYPNGVEHDADPKRLLHSLTSGRGKITPFPPGSGCPDSAKPVTSSRIPVIIKLNENGKLRRRHPNSTMENSRSFCGFCF, from the coding sequence ATGGAATGCAAAATTGCGGACCTTGGAGAAATCCGGATCATCGGAAAGGGGATCCGCACGCGGCCGGGAAATAAACAGAACCACCGGGACATTTCCGCCTTTCGGGAGGAATCCCGCCGGAACGGATTCATCGAAGCGCCGGAAAAAGAACGCGGCGGCATGGGATTGTTCGGGGTGTGCGAAGATTTTGACCCTGAAGAGGAATCGTTCACCTATTTTATCGGCATTGAGAAAAAGGGGACGAACGTACCAAACGGTTGGGAAGAAACGGTCCTCCCCCCTTCCCGACACGCGGTTTTTCCGATGAGGGGTCCGATGCCGGATTCCGTTCGCGACGCGTGGGACCGGATTTATTCCGAACGGCTTCCTTCATCGGAGTACGAACATGCGGGAGGACCGGAATTTGCGTTGTATCCGAACGGCGTGGAACATGACGCCGATCCAAAACGATTATTGCATAGTTTGACTTCCGGTCGTGGAAAAATAACGCCTTTCCCTCCCGGATCGGGATGTCCAGATTCCGCGAAACCCGTGACATCCTCCCGAATTCCTGTTATAATCAAACTTAACGAAAATGGGAAACTGCGAAGGAGGCATCCAAATTCCACAATGGAAAATTCCCGTTCTTTTTGCGGCTTCTGCTTTTAA
- a CDS encoding ATP-binding cassette domain-containing protein, with product MFLLKLEKAAMEIGGNRLFENVDLEIKENERVALIGENGIGKTTLLKGILGLVPFHSGNIYFGVEKSKIGIMPQDMPENLALTAKEWVMEGHHNYPLKKELDRCAELLAKGNDPNAVEIYNRRLQRYLDAGGYEWEAEMENLLKRFGISEELWDVPAGSLSGGQKTRLKLAKSVRHSPELLLLDEPTNHLDLETVRWLENWLSRFPGSVLFISHEREFIDHTATVTYELTKAGTKKYAGGYSSYKRQKEQEMKSLQYLYEKQEQERKKLTETIARYKSWYERANAKAGVRNPYAQKKAAKQAAKFKAKERALERLEARKIEKP from the coding sequence ATGTTTCTTTTAAAGCTGGAAAAGGCAGCGATGGAAATCGGCGGAAACCGGCTGTTTGAAAATGTTGATCTGGAGATCAAAGAAAACGAGCGGGTGGCGCTGATCGGAGAAAACGGCATCGGAAAAACGACGCTTTTGAAAGGAATTTTGGGGTTGGTGCCCTTTCATTCCGGAAACATTTATTTCGGCGTGGAAAAATCGAAAATCGGAATCATGCCCCAGGACATGCCGGAAAACCTTGCGTTAACCGCCAAAGAATGGGTCATGGAAGGCCATCACAACTATCCGCTCAAAAAAGAGCTCGACCGCTGCGCCGAACTTCTCGCAAAGGGAAATGACCCCAACGCCGTTGAAATCTACAACCGTCGGCTGCAGCGCTATTTGGATGCGGGCGGCTATGAATGGGAAGCGGAAATGGAAAATTTATTAAAGCGATTCGGGATTTCCGAAGAATTGTGGGACGTTCCTGCCGGGAGCCTAAGCGGCGGGCAAAAAACCCGGCTGAAGCTGGCAAAGTCCGTCCGGCATTCCCCGGAACTTTTGCTTCTCGATGAACCGACGAACCACTTGGATCTGGAAACCGTCCGCTGGCTGGAAAATTGGCTTTCGCGTTTCCCTGGGAGCGTTTTGTTCATTTCCCACGAACGGGAATTTATCGATCATACGGCGACCGTCACCTACGAATTGACGAAAGCCGGCACGAAGAAATACGCCGGCGGCTATTCTTCCTACAAAAGGCAAAAGGAACAGGAAATGAAGTCCCTCCAATACCTGTACGAGAAGCAGGAACAGGAAAGGAAAAAGCTGACGGAGACCATCGCCCGTTATAAAAGCTGGTACGAACGGGCGAATGCCAAAGCGGGGGTGCGGAACCCTTACGCCCAGAAAAAGGCGGCCAAACAGGCGGCCAAATTCAAGGCGAAGGAAAGGGCGCTGGAACGGCTGGAAGCGAGGAAAATCGAAAAACCGTAA
- the crcB gene encoding fluoride efflux transporter CrcB codes for MKNAALLAAGGFFGSVARFALAEWIPAPEGFPFATLLINGLGCLFLGWFYTRENAKKKPRPERLLLIGSGFTGSFTTFSTFSLETVQLFQSGPVFLGILYLIGNLSGICMAALGVGLASAKGKEEIGE; via the coding sequence ATGAAGAATGCGGCGCTATTGGCGGCGGGGGGATTTTTCGGCTCCGTTGCCCGGTTTGCCTTGGCGGAATGGATCCCGGCCCCGGAAGGCTTTCCCTTCGCTACCTTGCTCATCAACGGGCTGGGCTGCTTGTTTCTCGGCTGGTTTTACACCCGGGAAAACGCTAAGAAAAAGCCCAGGCCTGAACGGCTCCTTCTGATCGGCAGCGGGTTTACCGGTTCCTTCACTACCTTTTCCACCTTTTCCCTGGAGACGGTGCAATTGTTTCAAAGCGGACCCGTCTTTTTGGGTATTCTTTATCTCATAGGAAATTTGTCTGGGATTTGCATGGCCGCTTTGGGCGTAGGCTTGGCCTCGGCAAAAGGGAAGGAGGAGATCGGGGAATGA
- a CDS encoding ABC transporter permease: MRKRIREGGPPVLVLILSLFLWEGAVRIFSVPAWLLPAPSAILREGIFGWREYAGHLAATARLSFFGYLIGCLTGAGTAAALHLVPLLRKSLYPFLIISQNIPLIVLAPLLVIWFGFGVLPKIIVITLVCFFPVAVSTLDGFRQTSPELMHYMEMAGASKGQIFRKLECPHALPFLFSGLKISASYSVMGAVVSEWLGAKEGLGVYMTLAQSAFRTDRVFLSIFLVVFLSLVYFGLIGWLEKKTVKWKPEEREKERR; the protein is encoded by the coding sequence TTGAGGAAAAGGATCCGGGAGGGCGGGCCTCCCGTTCTCGTCCTTATTCTGTCGCTGTTCCTTTGGGAAGGGGCGGTGCGGATATTTTCCGTGCCCGCCTGGCTTCTTCCGGCCCCGTCCGCAATCCTCCGGGAAGGGATCTTCGGCTGGAGGGAGTACGCCGGGCATTTGGCGGCCACGGCCCGCCTATCCTTTTTCGGTTATCTCATCGGCTGTTTGACCGGGGCGGGGACGGCGGCGGCGCTTCACCTCGTCCCGTTGCTGCGGAAAAGCCTTTATCCGTTTTTGATCATTTCGCAAAATATTCCGTTGATCGTGCTTGCCCCGCTGCTCGTCATCTGGTTCGGCTTCGGGGTGCTTCCGAAAATCATCGTGATTACCCTCGTTTGCTTTTTCCCGGTCGCCGTCAGCACCTTGGACGGGTTCCGGCAGACGAGCCCGGAATTGATGCACTACATGGAAATGGCCGGCGCAAGCAAAGGACAAATCTTCCGGAAACTGGAATGCCCCCATGCCTTGCCTTTCCTGTTTTCCGGGTTGAAAATTTCCGCCTCCTACAGCGTCATGGGGGCGGTCGTCTCCGAATGGCTCGGGGCGAAGGAGGGATTGGGGGTATACATGACCCTTGCCCAATCCGCCTTCCGCACGGACCGGGTCTTCTTGTCCATCTTTCTCGTCGTTTTCTTGAGCCTGGTCTATTTCGGTCTCATCGGCTGGCTGGAGAAAAAGACGGTGAAATGGAAACCGGAAGAAAGGGAGAAGGAAAGACGATGA
- a CDS encoding TIGR01777 family oxidoreductase — translation MKAVIAGGTGLIGRELTRLLEGRSHEIIILTRGNGEAGGSAKAVNWLQDGARPEKEIGYADAFINLAGASINAGRWNARHRKEIYESRMRATEELLRIIAALPQKPKVLVNASAIGIYPPSLEKTYTEQSGDLPADFLGETVKDWENKAAEAETYGVRTAFMRFGIVLDKEEGALPLMVMPYKWYAGGTIGSGKQWVSWVHVADAARAVLFAVENEGIRGPVNVTAPNPVTMKEFGKTIGALLHRPHWLHVPSFALKWALGKKSSLILEGQRAYPARLEEAGFVFRFPDLKSALEDLLKKGG, via the coding sequence ATGAAAGCGGTCATTGCCGGCGGCACCGGATTGATCGGCCGGGAACTGACGAGACTTTTGGAAGGGCGCAGCCATGAAATCATCATTTTGACAAGAGGGAATGGAGAAGCCGGCGGATCCGCAAAAGCGGTCAACTGGCTGCAGGACGGAGCCCGGCCCGAAAAGGAAATCGGGTACGCGGACGCCTTCATCAATCTGGCCGGCGCTTCCATCAATGCCGGCCGCTGGAACGCCAGACACCGGAAGGAAATCTACGAAAGCCGGATGCGCGCGACGGAAGAATTGCTCCGGATCATCGCGGCCCTTCCGCAAAAACCGAAAGTGCTGGTGAACGCCAGCGCTATCGGGATCTATCCCCCGTCCTTGGAGAAGACATACACGGAACAATCCGGGGATTTGCCGGCCGATTTTCTCGGCGAAACGGTCAAGGATTGGGAAAACAAAGCGGCGGAAGCGGAAACATACGGAGTGCGGACGGCCTTCATGCGGTTTGGGATCGTTCTGGACAAAGAAGAAGGAGCGTTGCCGCTCATGGTTATGCCGTACAAATGGTATGCGGGGGGAACCATCGGATCGGGAAAACAGTGGGTTTCCTGGGTTCACGTTGCAGACGCGGCCCGGGCCGTTCTTTTTGCCGTCGAAAACGAGGGGATCCGGGGCCCCGTCAACGTCACCGCGCCAAATCCGGTGACCATGAAGGAGTTCGGAAAAACGATCGGCGCCCTCCTGCACCGCCCCCATTGGCTCCATGTGCCTTCTTTCGCCTTAAAATGGGCCCTCGGGAAAAAGAGCTCCCTAATCCTGGAAGGCCAGCGGGCCTATCCCGCCCGGCTGGAGGAAGCGGGCTTCGTCTTCCGCTTTCCCGACTTGAAATCCGCTTTGGAAGATTTGCTGAAAAAGGGTGGATGA
- a CDS encoding thiamine-binding protein — translation MADALVSIQIIPRTRNEEDTYSLVDEAIQVIADSKAKYEVHPLETTMEGDLRELLDIVDRMHRKMIEKGCPSVLSEVKIFYKPGGASMDELTAKYR, via the coding sequence ATGGCCGATGCGCTTGTCAGCATTCAAATCATCCCAAGAACGCGGAATGAAGAAGACACCTATTCGCTGGTGGATGAAGCCATTCAAGTGATCGCCGATTCGAAGGCCAAATACGAGGTCCATCCGCTGGAAACGACGATGGAAGGGGATTTGCGGGAACTGTTGGACATCGTTGACCGGATGCACCGGAAAATGATTGAAAAAGGATGCCCGAGCGTCCTTTCCGAGGTGAAGATCTTTTATAAACCGGGAGGCGCGTCAATGGACGAATTGACGGCGAAATACCGTTGA
- a CDS encoding Nramp family divalent metal transporter: protein MEGLNHTPQTSTKPEIPKKRAIIGPGLLVAATGVGAGDLVAALVAGTNYGLVFVWAILVGAVLKFVLNEGVGRWHLATGTTILDGWKRMGKWATGYFGIYIVIWGFVYGAAVASSCALAMTAMFPQLPLWGWAVINSLAGFALVWQGKFRAFENVMNVLVGVMFVTVVGSAVIVLPELGGVIHTAAPSLPEGSLLYALGLIGGVGGSITLASYGYWLQEKKWQGLGFVRAVRYDSGIAYLVTALFTVSLLILGAALLYGTDATIEGEKGLVDFAAILGNELSPAFRWVFLIGFWAASFTSLLGVLNGVSYLFADFVHTVRNTGIEKRRLSGTKAYKFYVFWLTFPPMLLHFFGKPVGLILVYGALGSLFMPFLAFTLLYLLNRKALVPDAKVRNHWLSNLFLLLNLLLFAVLAVNELKGLFD, encoded by the coding sequence ATGGAAGGTTTGAACCACACGCCGCAAACTTCCACAAAACCGGAAATCCCGAAAAAACGGGCCATAATCGGGCCCGGACTGCTCGTCGCCGCAACGGGGGTCGGGGCCGGCGATCTCGTTGCGGCCCTGGTTGCCGGAACCAATTACGGCCTTGTGTTCGTCTGGGCCATCCTCGTCGGCGCCGTCTTGAAGTTTGTGCTCAATGAAGGGGTCGGGCGCTGGCATCTGGCGACCGGCACGACGATTCTGGACGGCTGGAAGCGGATGGGGAAATGGGCGACCGGTTATTTCGGGATTTACATCGTGATTTGGGGCTTCGTTTATGGGGCGGCCGTCGCCTCTTCATGCGCCTTGGCGATGACGGCCATGTTTCCGCAGCTTCCCCTCTGGGGCTGGGCGGTTATCAATTCCCTGGCCGGCTTCGCACTCGTTTGGCAGGGGAAATTTCGCGCCTTTGAAAACGTGATGAACGTGCTCGTCGGGGTGATGTTCGTCACAGTTGTCGGGTCGGCCGTCATCGTCCTTCCCGAGCTCGGCGGCGTGATCCATACGGCGGCGCCATCCTTGCCTGAAGGTTCGCTGTTATACGCCCTCGGTTTGATCGGCGGGGTCGGCGGATCGATCACGCTGGCCTCCTACGGTTACTGGCTCCAGGAAAAGAAGTGGCAGGGGCTAGGGTTCGTCCGCGCCGTTCGATACGATTCGGGGATCGCCTATTTGGTCACCGCCCTCTTTACGGTTTCCCTCTTGATTTTGGGTGCCGCATTGCTTTACGGGACGGATGCGACCATCGAAGGCGAAAAAGGGCTCGTCGATTTCGCGGCGATTTTGGGAAATGAATTGTCGCCTGCCTTCCGCTGGGTGTTTTTGATCGGGTTTTGGGCCGCATCGTTCACGTCCCTGCTCGGCGTCTTGAACGGCGTCTCGTACCTGTTCGCCGATTTTGTCCACACGGTGCGGAACACCGGCATCGAAAAGCGGCGTTTGAGCGGGACGAAGGCCTATAAGTTTTACGTGTTTTGGCTCACCTTCCCGCCGATGCTCCTGCACTTCTTCGGAAAACCGGTCGGCCTGATCCTGGTTTACGGGGCCTTGGGTTCGTTGTTCATGCCGTTTTTGGCGTTCACCTTGCTCTATTTGTTGAACAGAAAAGCTCTGGTGCCCGATGCGAAAGTCCGGAACCATTGGCTTTCGAACCTCTTCCTCCTGTTGAACCTTTTGCTTTTCGCGGTGCTTGCCGTAAACGAATTGAAAGGGCTTTTCGACTGA
- a CDS encoding ATP-binding cassette domain-containing protein, protein MNDVSFSYGKRRVLEKVNLHIARRDRIAVVGKNGSGKTTLLKLLTGELAPGSGTVTRNPQLKIGQFFQELENLHPDRTILDEILSLPEMKSAEARTILACFLFRRDTVYKKIRDLSMGEKCRVAFVKLYFSSANLLVLDEPVNYFDIPDRERVEEALEQFPGSIVLVAHDPYLLRKVSNKVVHIENGKAAVFSGGYAEWENRRSLSPSVQILANEWERLKLQYEQLITQESGDPEEEEERMKQLKRIQREMKQLRKTMDDAGS, encoded by the coding sequence ATGAACGACGTTTCTTTTTCCTACGGGAAAAGGCGTGTGCTGGAAAAGGTAAATCTCCACATCGCCCGGCGTGACCGAATCGCGGTGGTCGGCAAAAACGGCAGCGGCAAAACCACCCTGTTAAAATTGCTGACGGGGGAATTGGCGCCCGGTTCCGGTACGGTGACGAGAAATCCCCAGTTGAAAATCGGCCAATTCTTTCAAGAACTGGAAAATTTGCATCCGGATCGGACCATTTTGGATGAGATTTTGTCGCTGCCGGAGATGAAATCGGCGGAAGCCCGCACCATTTTGGCCTGCTTTCTGTTCCGCAGGGACACCGTCTACAAAAAAATCCGGGACTTGAGCATGGGAGAAAAGTGCCGGGTCGCCTTCGTCAAATTGTATTTTTCCTCCGCCAATCTGCTGGTTTTGGATGAGCCGGTCAATTATTTCGATATCCCGGACAGGGAAAGGGTGGAAGAAGCCCTCGAACAATTTCCCGGTTCCATCGTCCTCGTCGCCCACGATCCTTACCTGCTGCGGAAAGTGAGCAATAAGGTGGTGCATATCGAAAACGGAAAGGCCGCCGTTTTTTCCGGAGGGTACGCCGAATGGGAAAACCGCCGGTCCCTCTCCCCTTCCGTCCAAATCCTGGCGAATGAATGGGAACGGCTGAAACTCCAATACGAGCAGCTGATCACCCAAGAATCGGGGGATCCCGAAGAAGAGGAAGAGCGGATGAAGCAATTGAAACGGATTCAAAGGGAAATGAAACAGTTGCGGAAAACAATGGATGATGCCGGGAGCTGA
- a CDS encoding ABC transporter ATP-binding protein, with the protein MAFLKVEGLAKAYGEAAVLGGVDFSVEEGEFVSIVGPSGCGKSTLFSIIGGIVRPDAGSVILEGKEITGMRGHVSYMPQSPSLFPWRTVLANAFLGGEIAGDRNEGEALRMLEKAGLSGYENKYPHELSGGMKQRVSFVRSLLTPKPLILMDEPFSALDDFTRRDMQKWLLSVWSGNRRTILFITHNLDEAALLSDKIIVLSRKPAKVKHVFTVPREREKREEWLLSDDYLPFKRSLLRELNGK; encoded by the coding sequence ATGGCGTTTTTGAAGGTTGAAGGGCTGGCGAAGGCCTACGGGGAAGCGGCCGTGTTGGGCGGGGTCGATTTTTCCGTCGAAGAAGGAGAATTCGTCTCGATCGTCGGTCCGTCCGGCTGCGGGAAAAGCACCCTGTTTTCCATCATCGGCGGAATCGTCCGGCCCGATGCGGGATCCGTGATCCTGGAGGGGAAGGAGATCACCGGGATGCGGGGACACGTCAGCTATATGCCCCAATCCCCTTCTTTGTTTCCCTGGCGGACCGTCCTTGCGAATGCGTTCCTCGGCGGGGAGATCGCAGGAGACAGAAATGAAGGGGAGGCCCTGCGCATGCTCGAAAAAGCGGGCCTTTCCGGGTATGAAAATAAATATCCCCATGAATTGTCCGGGGGGATGAAGCAGCGGGTTTCCTTCGTCCGGAGCCTGTTGACCCCCAAACCGCTCATTTTGATGGATGAACCCTTTTCCGCTTTGGACGACTTCACCCGCCGGGACATGCAGAAATGGCTGTTGTCCGTTTGGAGCGGAAACAGGCGCACGATCCTTTTCATCACCCATAATTTGGACGAGGCGGCACTTTTGTCCGACAAAATCATCGTCCTAAGCCGCAAGCCGGCCAAGGTAAAGCATGTGTTCACCGTTCCGCGGGAAAGGGAGAAAAGGGAAGAATGGCTCCTGTCGGACGATTATTTGCCCTTCAAGCGGAGCCTTTTGCGGGAATTAAACGGCAAATAG